One window from the genome of Salvia miltiorrhiza cultivar Shanhuang (shh) chromosome 7, IMPLAD_Smil_shh, whole genome shotgun sequence encodes:
- the LOC130993513 gene encoding E3 ubiquitin ligase BIG BROTHER-related-like isoform X1: MMAEAPVMDNEVFNHYLTSMTPAEIAEHLKDSCPEFGDLNVEELLLVQESAFQFIQNKNQNKDTASSYGETTDDSLVLEHENELSHGGSIEHQLALDEALARALELGDDFNCLSVNEDAVSAVDNTRSTVRATPSRVGSQNTRQDDIDPDTMTYEELQSLGESVGSESRGLTEDFISRLPTFRYKSNKSGLFSKKKKETEECVICCDGYKHGAKVITLPCAHHYHSNCITTWLQQNKVKGLEMKYYLMVIEK; the protein is encoded by the exons ATGATGGCTGAAGCACCGGTAATGGACAATGAGGTCTTTAATCATTATTTGACTAGTATGACGCCAGCTGAAATTGCTGAACATCTCAAGGACAGTTGCCCAGAATTTGGTGATCTAAATGTTGAAGAACTTCTCTTAGTGCAG GAAAGTGCCTTTCAATTCATTCAGAACAAAAATCAGAACAAGGATACAGCCTCCAGCTATGGTGAAACTACTGACGACAGTTTGGTTCTGGAGCATGAGAATGAACTATCGCATGGAGGAAGTATCGAGCACCAATTAGCTCTAGATGAAGCCTTAGCAAGAGCCCTAGAACTGGGGGACGACTTCAACTGTCTATCTGTTAATGAGGATGCTGTTAGTGCAGTTG ATAACACAAGATCAACTGTGAGGGCCACGCCTAGCAGG GTCGGAAGTCAAAACACGAGGCAAGATGACATTGATCCTGATACGATGACTTACGAG GAGTTGCAATCACTGGGAGAATCTGTTGGAAGTGAGAGCAGAGGACTTACAGAGGATTTCATCTCACGGTTACCAACATTCAGATACAAATCTAACAAATCTGGCTTGTTCtcaaagaaaaagaaggaaacaGAAGA GTGTGTGATATGCTGTGACGGATACAAGCATGGAGCTAAAGTCATCACCTTGCCTTGTGCACACCATTATCATTCAAACTGTATCACCACTTGGTTGCAGCAAAATAAGGTAAAAGGATTAGAAATGAAGTATTATCTAATGGTAATTGAAAAATAG
- the LOC130993513 gene encoding E3 ubiquitin ligase BIG BROTHER-related-like isoform X2 → MMAEAPVMDNEVFNHYLTSMTPAEIAEHLKDSCPEFGDLNVEELLLVQESAFQFIQNKNQNKDTASSYGETTDDSLVLEHENELSHGGSIEHQLALDEALARALELGDDFNCLSVNEDAVSAVDNTRSTVRATPSRVGSQNTRQDDIDPDTMTYEELQSLGESVGSESRGLTEDFISRLPTFRYKSNKSGLFSKKKKETEECVICCDGYKHGAKVITLPCAHHYHSNCITTWLQQNKQCPICQKEVQDN, encoded by the exons ATGATGGCTGAAGCACCGGTAATGGACAATGAGGTCTTTAATCATTATTTGACTAGTATGACGCCAGCTGAAATTGCTGAACATCTCAAGGACAGTTGCCCAGAATTTGGTGATCTAAATGTTGAAGAACTTCTCTTAGTGCAG GAAAGTGCCTTTCAATTCATTCAGAACAAAAATCAGAACAAGGATACAGCCTCCAGCTATGGTGAAACTACTGACGACAGTTTGGTTCTGGAGCATGAGAATGAACTATCGCATGGAGGAAGTATCGAGCACCAATTAGCTCTAGATGAAGCCTTAGCAAGAGCCCTAGAACTGGGGGACGACTTCAACTGTCTATCTGTTAATGAGGATGCTGTTAGTGCAGTTG ATAACACAAGATCAACTGTGAGGGCCACGCCTAGCAGG GTCGGAAGTCAAAACACGAGGCAAGATGACATTGATCCTGATACGATGACTTACGAG GAGTTGCAATCACTGGGAGAATCTGTTGGAAGTGAGAGCAGAGGACTTACAGAGGATTTCATCTCACGGTTACCAACATTCAGATACAAATCTAACAAATCTGGCTTGTTCtcaaagaaaaagaaggaaacaGAAGA GTGTGTGATATGCTGTGACGGATACAAGCATGGAGCTAAAGTCATCACCTTGCCTTGTGCACACCATTATCATTCAAACTGTATCACCACTTGGTTGCAGCAAAATAAG CAATGCCCCATTTGCCAAAAGGAGGTGCAAGACAACTAG
- the LOC130993512 gene encoding probable transcriptional regulator SLK2 — MVPSRVAGGTAQSSSSSGIFFQEDGQGQVPGNSQFSSNFRNSSTSLPGHAQAQTGPFSGDVSNTVLNSLASSGPSVGASSLVTDANSGLSGGPHLQRSASVNTESYMRLPASPMSFSSNNISISGSSVMDGSSVVQQSSNQDPGSQHTQQNQQHHGVSSATSLPRMGQVQFHGGARVHNSLAQDQTTMSQLQKKPRLDIKQEDVVQQQVLQQLLQRQDSMHLQNSNPQLQALIQQQRLRQQEQQILQAMPPLQRVQLLQQQQQLQLRQQLQMQGMPSAIAVKRPYDGGVCSRRLMQYLYHQRQRPADNTIAYWRKFVAEYYSPRAKKRWCLSLYNNVGHHSLGVFPQAAMDAWQCDICGSKSGRGFEATFEVLPRLNEIKFASGVIDELLFLDLPRESRFPSGIMMLEYAKAVQESVYEQLRVVREGHLRIFFTPDLKILSWEFCARHHEELLPRRFVAPQVNQLLQVAQKCQSTISESGADGVSQPDLQANSAMVLTAGRQLARSLELQSLNDLGFSKRYVRCLQIADVVNSMKDLMDFCRDQKKGPIEGLNSFPRCSAVPRVQMQETDQMGGLQGLPTDRNALNKLMALHPGLNSQHAGSRGGGLTGSAHSGFAMNNYQNFLMRQNSMNSNNSVNQHDGSSPFNTCSQPLPTTPGSSGALPGMFQNPQMSSFSGSQAPQQQQNGLIKQSQPLLSQNNQTLQHQMIQQFLHDMSKKNNGGAVMQQTYSIQNPGNCISAGGLGNGIRNSPPTSAAGNAQAQPPSRSNSFKAASFKTESPASVGHMGYGQKSSYYPETLHTSDEMVPDIAHQFIENGFFNNDLDESMNFSWKG; from the exons ATGGTGCCTTCAAGGGTGGCTGGAGGAACAGCACAATCTTCTTCAAGCTCGGGAATTTTCTTTCAAGAGGATGGACAAGGCCAGGTTCCGGGAAATTCCCAGTTCAGTTCAAATTTTAGGAACTCGTCAACTTCATTACCTGGACATGCACAGGCTCAAACAGGTCCCTTTTCTGGGGATGTCAGCAATACAGTCTTAAATAGTTTGGCAAGCTCTGGCCCCAGTGTTGGGGCAAGTTCTTTGGTTACTGATGCGAACTCAGGACTTTCAGGAGGCCCCCACCTTCAAAGAAGTGCTAGTGTTAATACAGAATCATACATGCGCTTGCCTGCCTCGCCTATGTCATTCTCATCTAATAATATTAGCATTTCAGGCTCTTCTGTCATGGATGGATCCTCAGTTGTACAGCAAAGCTCCAATCAAGATCCTGGTTCACAGCACACCCAGCAGAATCAGCAGCATCATGGAGTTTCCAGTGCCACGTCTTTGCCACGCATGGGGCAAGTTCAATTTCATGGGGGTGCAAGAGTGCACAATTCTTTAGCCCAGGACCAAACTACAATGTCTCAGCTACAGAAAAAACCCCGTTTGGATATCAAGCAGGAGGATGTTGTACAACAGCAGGTTTTGCAACAGCTATTGCAGAGACAAGATTCCATGCATTTACAGAACTCTAATCCTCAATTGCAAGCTTTGATCCAGCAACAGAGACTAAGGCAGCAAGAGCAACAGATTCTCCAGGCTATGCCGCCACTGCAGCGGGTTCAGCTATTACAGCAACAGCAGCAGTTGCAATTAAGACAGCAGCTTCAAATGCAAGGAATGCCATCTGCAATTGCAGTTAAACGGCCTTACGATGGTGGTGTATGCTCGCGTCGTTTAATGCAATATTTGTATCACCAGAGACAACGTCCTGCA GACAATACTATTGCCTATTGGAGAAAATTTGTGGCTGAGTATTACTCTCCACGTGCGAAGAAGAGATGGTGCCTATCCCTGTATAATAATGTTGGGCACCATTCACTCGGGGTGTTTCCTCAGGCGGCAATG GATGCATGGCAGTGTGACATTTGTGGCTCAAAATCTGGAAGGGGGTTTG AGGCAACTTTTGAAGTGCTCCCTAGACTCAATGAGATCAAATTTGCCAGTGGTGTAATCGACGAGCTTCTGTTTCTGGACTTGCCTCGTGAGAGTAGATTCCCTTCAGGAATAATGATGCTGGAGTATGCGAAGGCAGTTCAAGAAAGTGTATACGAGCAACTTCGCGTGGTTCGTGAGGGTCATCTTCGCATCTTTTTCACTCCTGATTTGAAG attctgtcttgggagttttGTGCCCGGCATCATGAAGAACTTCTTCCTCGTCGATTTGTTGCGCCCCAG GTTAATCAATTGCTACAAGTCGCCCAGAAATGTCAGAGCACGATATCTGAGAGTGGTGCTGACGGTGTTTCTCAGCCAGATTTACAGGCAAACAGTGCCAT GGTCTTAACAGCTGGACGCCAACTTGCTAGGAGTTTGGAGTTACAGTCACTAAATGATCTCGGCTTCTCCAAGAGATATGTCCGGTGCCTACAG ATAGCTGATGTTGTTAATAGCATGAAAGATTTGATGGATTTCTGCAGAGATCAAAAGAAAGGTCCTATAG AGGGCTTGAACAGTTTTCCCAGATGTTCTGCTGTGCCCCGGGTCCAGATGCAAGAAACGGATCAGATGGGAGGACTTCAGGGCCTTCCAACTGATCGCAACGCACTCAACAAGCTCATGGCTTTGCATCCTGGGCTCAATAGCCAACATGCAGGGAGTCGAGGAGGAGGTTTGACTGGATCAGCACATAGTGGTTTTGCAATGAATAACTACCAAAATTTTCTGATGAGACAGAACTCAATGAACTCAAATAACAGCGTAAATCAGCATGATGGATCTTCTCCTTTCAATACTTGCAGCCAGCCTCTGCCCACAACTCCAGGGTCTTCAGGTGCTTTGCCAGGAATGTTTCAGAATCCGCAGATGAGCAGCTTTTCTGGTAGCCAAGCACCACAGCAACAGCAAAATGGCCTAATAAAGCAAAGTCAACCTCTGCTCTCACAAAACAACCAAACATTACAACATCAGATGATTCAGCAGTTTCTACATGACATGAGCAAAAAGAATAATGGGGGAGCAGTCATGCAGCAGACATACTCCATTCAAAATCCAGGCAATTGTATATCTGCAGGTGGGCTTGGCAATGGCATCAGAAATTCTCCACCAACATCCGCAGCTGGGAATGCTCAAGCGCAGCCACCAAGCAGAAGCAATAGTTTTAAAGCTGCTTCGTTCAAGACTGAATCTCCGGCATCTGTTGGTCATATGGGATATGGCCAGAAATCATCATATTATCCGGAGACCCTTCATACTTCTGATGAGATGGTTCCGGACATTGCCCACCAATTCATCGAAAATGGGTTCTTTAACAATGATCTCGATGAAAGCATGAACTTCAGCTGGAAGGGGTAA